CTTTTTTCCGGAAAAGTTATGGCATAGGTATCTTTGTCCATATGGCACTATCTTGCATGTTGTAGGAAAACTATCAAGGCGCAGTTATAGCATTGATGATGAACTATGTATATCTTGCGGTGCATGCAATAGGATATGTCCTTCAAATGCTGTAGAGGTAAATCAAGGCAAGTATATGATATATAAGTCAGAATGTCTTGTGTGTGGGAGATGTGCGGAAAAGTGTCCTGAAAATGCCATAAAATATAAATAATGCGTTATAGTTATTGACATATGCCCGAAACTAGAGTAAAATTTAATTATGCAGGATATGGGCATAGGCCCAAAATAAATAATTAGATTTTATGATGAAGGGAGGGTTATATATGCCAGGATTTGATGGAACAGGCCCATCAGGGCAAGGTCCTATAACTGGCAGGGGGAGAGGTTATTGTGTTGTTCCCATAACTGATACTTATAACTCTGCTCCAGTCAATAACTCTACAACTTATACACCTAGTGTATATCCTAAGAGTGACTTTCTGATGCGAAGGGCTTATCCCTTAGGGATAAGGAGATTGGGGAGAGGTCGCGGACGAGGATTTGCACGTAGAAGATGGTTATAGTGTGATTTGAGAAGGTATACTTTTTATTGCAAAGGATGCAGAGGGTTT
This genomic window from Clostridia bacterium contains:
- a CDS encoding DUF5320 domain-containing protein; translation: MPGFDGTGPSGQGPITGRGRGYCVVPITDTYNSAPVNNSTTYTPSVYPKSDFLMRRAYPLGIRRLGRGRGRGFARRRWL